The Chryseolinea soli genome contains a region encoding:
- a CDS encoding C1 family peptidase — translation MKLQTKKRHVKQLGWVPDLPDQRDLMYSAPTRLLRKLPSSKDLRNSCPPVYDQESLGSCTANAIGAAYEFELRRKTNKMKPFTPSRLFIYYNERVIEGTVNTDAGAMIRDGMKTVNKNGVCPERMWPYEIRKFAKLPPDPCYVEAEKHQVLSYHRVRRDLKQMKSCLADGFPFVFGFTVYESFESDEVAETGKLNMPDPSEKEVGGHAVLAVGYNDASKRFWVRNSWGKGWGKAGYYTMPYDYLLSENLSDDFWTMRIVEG, via the coding sequence ATGAAACTTCAAACAAAAAAACGGCACGTAAAACAACTTGGCTGGGTTCCCGATCTGCCCGATCAACGCGACCTGATGTATTCGGCTCCCACCCGGCTGCTGCGCAAGCTACCCTCGTCAAAAGATCTGCGCAATTCCTGTCCGCCCGTGTACGACCAGGAATCGCTGGGGAGTTGTACGGCCAACGCCATTGGTGCCGCCTATGAATTCGAGCTTCGCCGAAAGACAAACAAGATGAAGCCGTTCACCCCTTCGCGGCTCTTCATCTACTACAACGAACGGGTCATCGAGGGCACCGTGAACACCGACGCCGGCGCCATGATCCGCGACGGCATGAAAACGGTAAACAAAAACGGTGTGTGCCCGGAAAGAATGTGGCCCTATGAAATCCGGAAATTTGCAAAACTGCCCCCCGATCCTTGTTACGTCGAAGCAGAGAAGCACCAGGTGCTATCCTATCACCGCGTGCGCCGCGACCTCAAACAAATGAAAAGCTGTCTGGCCGACGGCTTTCCGTTCGTGTTCGGCTTCACGGTGTACGAATCGTTTGAAAGCGATGAAGTCGCCGAAACCGGTAAACTGAACATGCCCGATCCGTCGGAAAAGGAAGTGGGTGGTCACGCCGTGCTGGCGGTAGGCTACAACGATGCGTCAAAACGGTTTTGGGTGCGCAACAGTTGGGGCAAGGGCTGGGGCAAGGCCGGATACTACACGATGCCCTACGATTACCTGTTGAGCGAAAATCTTTCGGATGACTTCTGGACGATGCGCATCGTGGAAGGCTAA
- a CDS encoding ABC transporter ATP-binding protein — translation MNYTKNEVLLDVKDVSLRYDKPILRDINFTIRNIVRPGLDQGQVISLIGRSGVGKTQLFRVLAGLIQPDTGTILIGVEQQAVEAGQVGIVPQNYLLFNHRSIYDNLRLAMKHVTLESKEKDALIQDYAVKFDLTEHLKKYPQQLSGGQRQRVSIIQQVLTGNRFILLDEPFSGLDALMIDKVMDLLGRVATLHEWNTLVIVSHDVENSLAISDTAFILAREKDKEGATITETLDLIEMGLAWTPGIRENAHFQQVVSQIKHKI, via the coding sequence ATGAACTATACAAAGAATGAAGTGCTGCTCGACGTGAAGGATGTGAGCTTACGCTACGACAAGCCCATTCTCCGCGACATCAATTTCACGATCCGCAACATTGTGCGACCAGGCCTGGACCAGGGCCAGGTGATCTCGCTCATCGGACGAAGTGGAGTGGGCAAGACGCAGTTGTTCAGAGTTCTCGCTGGCTTGATTCAACCCGATACAGGGACGATCTTGATCGGCGTCGAGCAACAAGCCGTAGAAGCGGGGCAGGTGGGCATTGTGCCGCAAAATTATCTGCTGTTCAACCATCGCTCCATCTACGACAACCTGCGCCTCGCCATGAAGCACGTGACGTTGGAGAGTAAGGAGAAGGACGCCCTTATTCAGGATTATGCCGTGAAGTTTGACCTGACGGAGCACTTGAAAAAATATCCGCAGCAACTTTCCGGCGGGCAGCGTCAGCGCGTCAGCATCATTCAACAAGTGCTCACGGGCAACCGTTTTATCTTGCTGGACGAACCTTTCTCGGGATTGGATGCGCTCATGATCGACAAGGTGATGGACTTGCTGGGCCGCGTGGCCACGTTGCACGAATGGAACACGCTGGTCATTGTGAGTCACGATGTGGAGAACTCACTGGCCATCTCGGATACGGCGTTCATTTTGGCGCGTGAGAAAGACAAAGAGGGCGCCACCATCACCGAGACACTCGACCTCATAGAAATGGGGTTGGCGTGGACGCCGGGCATTCGTGAGAACGCACATTTCCAGCAAGTGGTATCGCAGATCAAACACAAAATCTAA
- a CDS encoding peptidoglycan-binding domain-containing protein: MSTFSLTHDLLQRLCAVNQFMLPETSMLLVGLRGAVTSNANDQSFKSEQLLETAEINYSNPRCTILQWDMANRQLAAFPASTVPNRINVSKSLAGGERTNCLLTGYYQDYRKGIHKAGTPTAHEAFRQNAVHPFRRTSDDLDFENDDRIEYDNPHDNIHCGWFQGLDSTNYASAGCQVIMGFPKCDKPGRDKNIGPWQVFHDNAYALPQNSFPYVLVNGREASEISTMQSAKLRFGSQGPLVAVLQQALKVKGFYEGIVDSDFGERTLKALIGFQQQKFGINEADGIVGPITAQELGINLSL; this comes from the coding sequence ATGTCAACTTTTTCGCTTACACATGATTTGCTGCAGCGTCTTTGCGCGGTAAATCAATTTATGCTTCCCGAAACGTCCATGCTTCTTGTGGGGCTTCGTGGCGCAGTGACGTCCAACGCCAATGACCAGTCCTTCAAGTCCGAACAACTTCTGGAAACGGCCGAGATCAACTACTCGAATCCACGGTGCACCATTTTGCAATGGGATATGGCCAACCGGCAATTGGCGGCATTTCCGGCCAGTACGGTGCCCAACCGGATCAATGTGAGTAAATCGCTGGCAGGTGGCGAGCGCACAAATTGCTTGCTCACGGGCTACTACCAGGATTATCGCAAGGGCATACACAAAGCGGGTACGCCCACGGCCCATGAAGCCTTCCGCCAGAATGCCGTCCATCCCTTTCGCCGCACGTCCGACGACCTGGACTTTGAGAACGACGACCGCATTGAATACGACAACCCCCACGACAACATTCACTGCGGCTGGTTCCAGGGCCTGGACTCCACCAACTACGCCAGCGCCGGATGCCAGGTGATCATGGGTTTTCCCAAATGCGACAAACCCGGCCGCGATAAAAATATCGGGCCTTGGCAAGTGTTCCACGACAACGCCTACGCCCTGCCGCAAAATTCATTTCCCTACGTGCTCGTGAACGGCCGCGAGGCGTCTGAGATTTCGACCATGCAAAGTGCAAAGCTGCGTTTCGGCTCGCAAGGCCCGCTGGTCGCTGTGCTCCAACAAGCCCTGAAGGTGAAAGGATTTTACGAAGGCATTGTCGACAGCGATTTTGGCGAGCGGACATTGAAAGCTTTGATAGGTTTTCAACAACAAAAATTCGGGATCAACGAAGCCGACGGCATTGTCGGACCGATCACGGCGCAGGAACTCGGGATCAACCTTTCCCTCTGA